One Plasmodium coatneyi strain Hackeri chromosome 14, complete sequence genomic window carries:
- a CDS encoding KIR protein: MSETAPVAPAGGKYLNETNLENLDSKIKFYKQVKGTSVYCHFNGEGGKLGEAKTKLNSCTEIKGEEDKIAKGLCFVTSKKKDAQEEIEQAFGGYVYGVDEAGPEDEDGSDDLNERFNYSLCHFLYYWLGDLVWKSNGGNNVTDGSKFSQIMHKIYEALPEFGVSENCTLLYKDEDTNTTHLDKTIFGYRKTVFDFTFDYKGIKGKLKKFDNSCDEKYYGHLDQACKAFETVSKDCNSKQSSYCKEFQEKYETDKDQNPLTLEKTGPQEIEGSSGKVNIYKNIKLELKYTDQYRQKLIDEKTRSQYNNHVNNNKQTTSKTIIIIDLYLDNLPSKQVYDTLDFQDVAPKNEGTFNPIKSRLQGIHAEYPDVSTCIDKIASAWYYITTIMGERDPRYPGRYNFFYYWLGSILWGKLKDTNKFPEAVRIICTKLPEGKGTSGCKNLYDKITKEQFDNMKKLYNHSQDYETIKQLLKLNGSRCTEKLKQYMDDIFKTYDKVKTECNGKSDEYCNNFESKYMQYCTRELANLSCSEGISAAATAAVSSILGIGALPAAVFFLYKHNLLPSWIKDNFWGGGRNNNVNSRNSSNRRKGRSGGKNWDTLTDNSTTNSTYDSTDVSTADSTIADSIDGSTVYGGQHVRRTYNAARYQKTNEPRNNIAYQRM; encoded by the exons ATGTCAGAAACAGCACCAGTAGCACCggcaggaggaaaatatctaaat GAAACAAATTTAGAGAACTTGGATTCAAAAATAAAGTTCTATAAACAGGTCAAAGGAACGAGTGTTTACTGCCATTTTAATggtgaagggggaaaattagGAGAAGCGAAGACCAAATTAAATTCATGCACTGAAATTAAAGGTGAAGAGGATAAAATTGCTAAGGGTCTATGTTTTGTAacttcaaaaaagaaagatgcgcaggaagaaatagaacAGGCGTTTGGGGGGTATGTGTATGGTGTGGACGAAGCGGGCCCGGAGGACGAGGACGGATCGGACGACTTGAACGAACGGTTTAATTATTCACTCTGCCATTttctctattattggttaggtgaccTTGTATGGAAAAGTAACGGGGGAAATAATGTGACAGATGGTTCtaaattttcacaaattaTGCATAAAATTTATGAGGCACTTCCAGAATTTGGTGTTAGCGAAAATTGTACACTCCTATACAAAGACGAAGACACAAACACTACTCACTTGGACAAAACAATTTTTGGTTATCGAAAAACCGTATTTGATTTTACCTTTGATTATAAAGGTATAAAGGGAAAACTGAAGAAATTTGACAACTCCtgtgatgaaaaatattatggaCACTTAGACCAAGCCTGTAAAGCATTTGAAACTGTAAGTAAAGATTGTAATAGCAAACAGAGTTCATATTGTAAAGAATTTCAAGAGAAGTATGAAACAGACAAGGATCAGAACCCCCTAACCTTAGAAAAAACTGGACCACAGGAGATAGAAGGATCTTCAGGGAAAGttaatatttacaaaaacatTAAATTAGAATTAAAATATACAGATCAATATAGGCAGAAGCTCATTGATGAGAAGACTAGAA GTCAGTACAATAACCACGTCAAtaacaacaaacaaacaacatcaaaaacaataataataata GACCTGTACTTAGATAATTTACCCTCAAAGCAAGTGTACGACACTCTTGATTTTCAGGATGTCGCACCGAAGAATGAAGGTACCTTCAACCCAATAAAAAGTAGGCTACAGGGTATACACGCAGAATACCCTGATGTGAGTACCTGTATAGATAAGATTGCCAGTGCCTGGTACTATATAACCACAATAATGGGGGAAAGGGATCCACGGTATCCTGGACGTTATaacttcttctattattggttaggatcCATACTGTGGGGAAAATTGAAGGACACTAATAAGTTCCCGGAGGCTGTGCGCATAATCTGCACAAAATTACCGGAGGGAAAAGGTACAAGTGGGTGCAAAAATCTGTACGATAAGATCACCAAAGAACAGTTCGAcaacatgaaaaaattgtataatCATTCTCAGGATTATGAAACTATTAAACAACTACTAAAGCTTAATGGATCCCGTTGTACTGAGAAACTTAAACAATACATGGATGACATCTTCAAAACTTATGATAAAGTGAAAACAGAATGTAATGGTAAGAGTGATGAGTACTGCAACAATTTTGAAAgtaaatatatgcaataCTGTACTAGGGAGTTAGCAAACTTATCATGTTCAGAAGGAATAAGTGCGGCAGCCACCGCCGCTGTCTCTTCCATATTAGGAATAGGAGCACTACCAgcggctgttttttttttatataaa CataatcttctaccctcCTGGATAAAGGACAacttttgggggggaggaaggaacaataacgTCAACAGTAGGAACAgcagtaatagaagaaaaggaagatcaGGTGGAAAGAACTGGGACACATTAACGGACAATTCAACAACAAACTCTACATACGACTCAACGGACGTTTCCACAGCAGATTCAACCATAGCAGATTCCATAGATGGTTCTACTGTATATGGTGGGCAACATGTTCGAAGGACATATAATGCAGCACGGTATCAAAAGACGAATGAAccaagaaataatatagctTATCAACGCATGTAA